The nucleotide sequence TCAAATAATTAAACCTCTGCAAACCTTGTATGTTTGCATCCATACGGTCCGTTTGATCGGCTAAAACTAACAAGGCATTCATATTTTTATATTCGATGAATTGTTTCATCAACTCTTCATCAGCCTTTATTTGTCGTAACAGCACAAGCCTTTCACCCACACTCAATTCTTTCTGGAAATATTTTTGTATTCGTTCGTCCATATTATCTGTTTGTATAGAGTAGACACTTCTATCCAAAAAATCCGCCAAATAAAAAAATATTTATTTCAACTTTTTCAAAGAGAAAGTAAAAACAGGAGCAAAGGCATATAGTCTTTTAATTCTACGCGTAGTTTTTTATAAGCAATCCCCATTTGAGTCTCAACCGTATTAATAGATATATTTAACTCTTCGGCGATCTGCTTTTGTTTTTTACCCTCTAATTTATTCATAATAAAAATCTCACGACATTTATCTGAAAGTGAATCAAGGGCACGGGAGATTATCATCTCGACATCTTCTTCCGTGAAAAGATTTTCATTGAATGCTTCTAAAGAATCCAGGTTCATCTGAAGCGTGATGGCATATTCTTCTTGTATAAGGCTGGTTGTTTT is from uncultured Macellibacteroides sp. and encodes:
- a CDS encoding RNA polymerase sigma-70 factor, translated to MLDDLSLNSKFEEIYLVYFSKMKYFAKEYVVSDADAENIVQDVFTELWEKKEILTMPVNLVAYLFTTIKNKSLNHLRHKIVVQKTTSLIQEEYAITLQMNLDSLEAFNENLFTEEDVEMIISRALDSLSDKCREIFIMNKLEGKKQKQIAEELNISINTVETQMGIAYKKLRVELKDYMPLLLFLLSL